The genomic interval CTTCTGTGGTTGATACTTGCCAATTAACACCTGCATGAAAAGCATCCTTTTTATCACTTTTAAAAGAATTTGCTTTTAAAACTACTTTATAAATGGGTTGTGCATCTTTGCTAAAATCAACTAAAAGAGGGGTTTTTGGCTGAATTGTTTTCTTAAAAACCGTTATACTATCTCTTAACTCGTTTTTTCTAGATTTAATATTATTACCTCTACTGATCCTTTTTAAAGTAAAAGAAGGGTTTTCTTTATCTGGGTCTATCGTTGCCAATACAAAACCATATTCATCTTGAGTTACTGTAAATTCATCATAATCTCTCCCTTCAAATTCGCCCCAATTATCAATAGCGCCTCCGGCGGAAGCAACATTTACCCAAAGATGTTTGTGCTCTTTAGATTGCCCTCTAGAATATCCGTGCGTATGTCCGAAAAAATGTAAACTTGGCTTATTCGATTCTTCTGTAAAATCTTCTAGTAATTTTACTACTTTTCCTGAGAAATCTTCTTCTCCAGGAATCCATAATTCCGATTTATGCGGATGATGTAATTGCGCAAAAACAAAATCTATCGAATCATTTTTAGCTGTTTTAGCCAACAACTCCTTTAACCAAACCAATTGTTGTTTTATATCTCGATATCCATCGTTAGAATCTAAACCGATAATTCTGGTATTTGCATAATCTTTAAACCACCAATGTTCTGCATATTCTGGACTCCCGTTTTTTGGCAAACTAAAATATTTAAAGAAATAATCTGAATTCTTTTCATGGTTCCCAGGAACTGGATACACAGGCACTTGAGAAAACAATTTTTCTGATTGCTTAAAAAAATGCGCTTCCCATTGATTGAAAGTTGTACCAGTAACCACCAAATCTCCAGGAATAACCACCATTGCAAGATTGTCTGAAATGTCGCCTTCAAAATTCTTTTTAAAATATGGTAAAACGCCTTCTTCTACTATTTCTTGAAATTTTGTTGGATGCTGCCAATCGTTTTGCATATCACTCATAGCAACTAAGTTTATCTTTTTAGATCCGCCAGCAAAAGGAGGTGTTTTAAATTGATACACTTCAGAAATTGCTTTTCCTGTTTGTACTTTGTAAAAATAGGTTGTAAATCTAGTTAAACCCGTAACAGCAACTTCATGTACTCTTTTTTCTGAAAAATTAATATCGAAAGAAGTTCCGGTAGCTTTATTCTTTAATTTGTTCTTTTTGGTTCCCCAATACACTACCGCTTCTTCACCAAAATCTGTTTGCCACATAATTTTGATTGAGGTTGGTTCCGCATCTTGCAAATAAGGTTTTATTTCTATTTTTTGCGCCAATAAAAACTGCGAGCAAAACAGTATTGAAAATGTAATGAATATCTTTTTTTTCATTTTTCTTTAAATTAAAAATAAGAAGTTATCTAAAAAGGATTAATTCGTGTCATACTGAACTTGTTTCAGTATCTCAAATCACAGAATTTCAATGTTTATAAGAATCTGAAATAAATTCAGATTGACAAAAAAACTCCCTTTTTAGAAAACTCCTTATAAATTATCTTTTTATTTTTCTATTGTAACCACCAAGTCAATTCTCTAATTCCATCATTAGAACCACTAAATTGTCTGTCAATTGCTTCCGTAACATTGGTTGCATTGTTATTGTATTCATCTAAAGGATAAATCCATCTTGTTGGAGGCGTATCTGAACCTAAATATGGAAACTCTGGATACCCTGTTCTTAAATGATCAAAATACATATTCCAACCACCTTGTAAAAAAGAAGTCAAATATTTCTGAGTTAAAATTAATTCCAATTTTTCTGCATCTGTGGTAGCATTTAAAAAATTCACTTTTGTTCCTGCAATATAATTTACAGCTTCAGTTGGTGTATAATACGCTTCATACCCTTTTGCATAGGTATTATAAAATTGGAAATTTGCTTTAATTGCGTTTTCATAAAAAGCTTGTGCATTACCAGAAGGAATCCATCCTTTTACTGCTGCTTCTGCTAAAATAAACTGAACTTCAGAAAAACTTAACACATTATGTGCTTCTGTGGTTGGATCTGCTGTATATCTGTCATTTACTTTAGATATATCTCCAGCTGCTGCCACTAAATTTACATCGTTATAAGCCGCGATAGGACTTCCTCCTGCGTAGGCAGTAAAATTATCAATTCCTAAACCTGCTTCTTTTGCATTTTTAGTCTGACCTGCAATAGCGAATAATCGTTTATCACCTCTCTCTACCAACATATCTATAAAAGTAGATGCCATGTATAAACCAGAACCATACCCACTAGAATTGAATTCTGTATATCTAGAATCTACCACATCTACAAACTCTAAGCGCGCACTTTCTTCTGCAGTTGCTATTATAGATTCGGAATTGTAAATAGAAGCAAATTCATTTTTAATATTTAAAGAAGAACTTCCTTCCTTTTTAGAAAGTGTCAATAAAACTTTTAAACGAAAAGAATTTACTAACTTTTTCCACTTGCTAACATCTCCATTAAAAATAGGATCTCCGGTAATAATACTTGTTCCGTCTAACAACGTATTCGCCATTTCTAACTCACTTAAAACTCCTGCAAAAACCTCTTCTTGTGTACTGTATTTTGGTTGATATAAATCTTCCGTTTCTCCTTTTAAAGCGTCTGCATAAGGAACATCTCCAAAAGTTAACGCCAAATCATAAAAATAATACGCTCTAAAAAAGTAGCCAATTCCTTTGTAAGAATCATCTGCTATTCTACCTGCTTCTTCCATCATTTTTGTAACCTGTCTTAAGCTATTGTAAGCATCAAAACTTGCTCTGTCCCATTTGTAAAACTGAGAAGTACTTTCTCCGTCTGTTTGCACAATCATTCTAGAAGCATACATTGCGCCTGTTCCTTTTACCTGAAAAGCAGAAGTTGTAATATTAGTTAACAATAAATCTGGATGTGTTACGCTTACTTTATTTGGATTGTCGTTGATGTCTATATCTTCACAAGAAGAGACCACAACCGCCATCATTAAAAATAATATTATTTTAAAATTTTTCATTTTTATTAAAATTTAAAAGTTAAACCTAAACCTAAGTATCTTGTAGAAGGATCTTGTAAATTATCATCATTTCCGTAATCAGGGTCAATGATATCTGCTTTTTTTAAGATGAATAAGTTGTAACCGTTTATACTTGCATTAATTTGTTTGATTCCTTTAACTTTTAAAACATTTGTTAAATCGTAACTTAAAGCTACCGTTCTTAATTTAAGGAAAGATCTGTCGAATACATTTGCAAAAGTTTCACTTTCTTCTTCCGTAACTTGTGCTCTATATGGGTAGTTTTGAGACCAAGCTTGCCAGCTTACTGGTGATGAATGTGTTGCATACGTTCTTGTATCTGAAGTTACTGTTCCGTTTAAATCTCTTTGCACAGAACCACTAGTTACATTTACACCAGTTGGCACATATACGGTTCCAATTCCGTTTGCATATTCTGCATCTCTAAATTCTGTAGAATTTGGATGTTTACCACCCCACCACATTTTTTCTACCGTTAAAGATCTCATTAAACCTCCCCAAACGCCATCAATACCAACTTTTAATGAAAAGCCTTTGTACTTGAATGTATTTTCTAAACCAAATCTAAAATCAGGGTTCTTATTTCCTATATTTTGTTCATATGGATTTTTGGTTGGCATCCCAGTATTGGCATCTAAAATTAATTCTCCATCTGCAGATTTTTCCCAAACGGTTGCATAATATGCATCAGTTCTATCATTTAA from Polaribacter sejongensis carries:
- a CDS encoding purple acid phosphatase family protein, which gives rise to MKKKIFITFSILFCSQFLLAQKIEIKPYLQDAEPTSIKIMWQTDFGEEAVVYWGTKKNKLKNKATGTSFDINFSEKRVHEVAVTGLTRFTTYFYKVQTGKAISEVYQFKTPPFAGGSKKINLVAMSDMQNDWQHPTKFQEIVEEGVLPYFKKNFEGDISDNLAMVVIPGDLVVTGTTFNQWEAHFFKQSEKLFSQVPVYPVPGNHEKNSDYFFKYFSLPKNGSPEYAEHWWFKDYANTRIIGLDSNDGYRDIKQQLVWLKELLAKTAKNDSIDFVFAQLHHPHKSELWIPGEEDFSGKVVKLLEDFTEESNKPSLHFFGHTHGYSRGQSKEHKHLWVNVASAGGAIDNWGEFEGRDYDEFTVTQDEYGFVLATIDPDKENPSFTLKRISRGNNIKSRKNELRDSITVFKKTIQPKTPLLVDFSKDAQPIYKVVLKANSFKSDKKDAFHAGVNWQVSTTEDFVKPTYDSWKQHENWYYRENRQKDDDLTDEILDRKLNSNTTYYVRVRYRDQFLNWSDWSTIKTFKTIK
- a CDS encoding SusD/RagB family nutrient-binding outer membrane lipoprotein, with the protein product MKNFKIILFLMMAVVVSSCEDIDINDNPNKVSVTHPDLLLTNITTSAFQVKGTGAMYASRMIVQTDGESTSQFYKWDRASFDAYNSLRQVTKMMEEAGRIADDSYKGIGYFFRAYYFYDLALTFGDVPYADALKGETEDLYQPKYSTQEEVFAGVLSELEMANTLLDGTSIITGDPIFNGDVSKWKKLVNSFRLKVLLTLSKKEGSSSLNIKNEFASIYNSESIIATAEESARLEFVDVVDSRYTEFNSSGYGSGLYMASTFIDMLVERGDKRLFAIAGQTKNAKEAGLGIDNFTAYAGGSPIAAYNDVNLVAAAGDISKVNDRYTADPTTEAHNVLSFSEVQFILAEAAVKGWIPSGNAQAFYENAIKANFQFYNTYAKGYEAYYTPTEAVNYIAGTKVNFLNATTDAEKLELILTQKYLTSFLQGGWNMYFDHLRTGYPEFPYLGSDTPPTRWIYPLDEYNNNATNVTEAIDRQFSGSNDGIRELTWWLQ